From a region of the Zingiber officinale cultivar Zhangliang chromosome 4B, Zo_v1.1, whole genome shotgun sequence genome:
- the LOC121976649 gene encoding protein SUPPRESSOR OF K(+) TRANSPORT GROWTH DEFECT 1-like isoform X1 — MYSNFKEQAIEYVKQAVQEDNAGNYVKAFPLYMNALEYFRTHLKYEKNPKIKEAITQKFTEYLRRAEEIRAVIDDGGSSGPAANGDAAVATRPKTKPKDGDGGGEDPDQAKLRAGLTSAIITEKPNVKWNDVAGLESAKQALQEAVILPVKFPQFFTGKRRPWRAFLLYGPPGTGKSYLAKAIATEAESTFFSISSSDLVSKWMGESEKLVSNLFQMARENAPSIIFIDEIDSLCGQRGEGNESEASRRIKTELLVQMQGVGNNDQKVLVLAATNTPYALDQAIRRRFDKRIYIPLPDQKARQHMFKVHLGDTPHNLSERDFENLARHTEGFSGSDIAVCVKDVLFEPVRKAQEAMHFYKTSEGMWLPCGPRQSGAVPTTLQDLAAKGLADKILPPPIASTDFDKVLVRQRPTVSKADLEIHEKFTEEFGEEG; from the exons ATGTATAGCAATTTCAAGGAGCAGGCGATCGAGTACGTGAAGCAGGCGGTGCAGGAGGACAATGCCGGGAACTACGTCAAGGCTTTCCCCCTTTACATGAACGCCCTCGAGTACTTCCGCACCCACCTCAAGTACGAGAAGAACCCGAAGATCAAGGAGGCGATCACCCAGAAGTTCACTGAATACCTCCGCCGCGCGGAGGAGATCCGCGCCGTGATCGATGACGGTGGCAGCTCAGGTCCCGCTGCCAACGGGGACGCGGCCGTTGCCACGAGGCCCAAGACGAAGCCCAAGGATGGAGACGGTGGCGGAGAGGATCCCGATCAGGCTAAGCTCCGGGCGGGGCTTACTTCCGCAATCATCACGGAGAAGCCTAACGTTAAGTGGAATGATGTTGCGGGGCTAGAGAGTGCCAAGCAGGCCTTGCAGGAGGCCGTGATCCTACCCGTCAAGTTTCCTCAGTTCTTCACTG GCAAGCGAAGGCCATGGAGGGCATTTCTTTTATATGGTCCACCTGGAACTGGAAAGTCATATTTGGCAAAGGCCATTGCTACAGAGGCAGAATCAACCTTCTTTAG TATATCTTCTTCAGACCTAGTATCAAAGTGGATGGGTGAAAGTGAAAAACTAGTTTCCAACCTCTTCCAAATGGCTCGTGAAAATGCACCTTCAATAATCTTTATTGATGAAATTGATTCTCTGTGTGGCCAACGTGGAGAGGGCAATGAAAGTGAAGCATCAAGAAGAATTAAGACAGAACTTCTTGTGCAAATGCAG GGTGTAGGAAACAATGATCAGAAAGTTCTTGTTCTTGCTGCCACAAACACGCCATATGCACTGGATCAG GCAATCCGACGGCGTTTTGATAAGCGAATTTATATTCCTCTTCCCGATCAGAAAGCCAGGCAGCACATGTTTAAG GTTCACTTGGGAGACACCCCTCATAACTTGAGTGAACGTGATTTCGAGAATTTAGCTCGCCACACAGAAGGATTTTCCGGCTCAGATATTGCTGTTTGT GTTAAGGACGTGCTGTTCGAACCAGTTCGAAAAGCTCAAGAGGCTATGCATTTCTACAAGACCAGTGAAGGTATGTGGTTGCCATGCGGGCCAAGACAATCCGGTGCTGTTCCAACCACATTGCAGGATCTGGCCGCGAAGGGGCTCGCCGATAAG atccttccacctccaATCGCAAGCACAGATTTCGATAAGGTGCTGGTGCGGCAGAGACCGACAGTTAGCAAAGCAGACCTAGAAATCCATGAGAAATTCACGGAGGAGTTTGGAGAAGAGGGGTAA
- the LOC121976649 gene encoding protein SUPPRESSOR OF K(+) TRANSPORT GROWTH DEFECT 1-like isoform X2 → MYSNFKEQAIEYVKQAVQEDNAGNYVKAFPLYMNALEYFRTHLKYEKNPKIKEAITQKFTEYLRRAEEIRAVIDDGGSSGPAANGDAAVATRPKTKPKDGDGGGEDPDQAKLRAGLTSAIITEKPNVKWNDVAGLESAKQALQEAVILPVKFPQFFTGKRRPWRAFLLYGPPGTGKSYLAKAIATEAESTFFRPSIKVDG, encoded by the exons ATGTATAGCAATTTCAAGGAGCAGGCGATCGAGTACGTGAAGCAGGCGGTGCAGGAGGACAATGCCGGGAACTACGTCAAGGCTTTCCCCCTTTACATGAACGCCCTCGAGTACTTCCGCACCCACCTCAAGTACGAGAAGAACCCGAAGATCAAGGAGGCGATCACCCAGAAGTTCACTGAATACCTCCGCCGCGCGGAGGAGATCCGCGCCGTGATCGATGACGGTGGCAGCTCAGGTCCCGCTGCCAACGGGGACGCGGCCGTTGCCACGAGGCCCAAGACGAAGCCCAAGGATGGAGACGGTGGCGGAGAGGATCCCGATCAGGCTAAGCTCCGGGCGGGGCTTACTTCCGCAATCATCACGGAGAAGCCTAACGTTAAGTGGAATGATGTTGCGGGGCTAGAGAGTGCCAAGCAGGCCTTGCAGGAGGCCGTGATCCTACCCGTCAAGTTTCCTCAGTTCTTCACTG GCAAGCGAAGGCCATGGAGGGCATTTCTTTTATATGGTCCACCTGGAACTGGAAAGTCATATTTGGCAAAGGCCATTGCTACAGAGGCAGAATCAACCTTCTTTAG ACCTAGTATCAAAGTGGATGGGTGA